The Camelus dromedarius isolate mCamDro1 chromosome 25, mCamDro1.pat, whole genome shotgun sequence genome has a segment encoding these proteins:
- the LMNTD1 gene encoding lamin tail domain-containing protein 1 isoform X2 gives MLEKRKETSLPAEKKDKQAIQEMLAALQSEVHHQEDKMENQVQIEDTHDGLSTTQRSLVHFLSRSTDSDTPALSLSQSLSDETSVSYYPSSPQVSGVTISTAGSKSPKSSLVSHPQSKNNLGVNKLKFPRKKSLPVHASEPAVVGQGEDYFLSLFGDSKKLTSHSFHTKKTWKHFSMILEEVGQSRSSALGDIKIAEVNVKGLFVKLINSSFDKELQIGNHTLQQNVNGQVVSLYRFLPNIIMQANSTVTVWSAASEAEHQPPSDFLWKEQNRFRTSPDCTTILCKPNGEAVAWYTPIHWKQAWEKLETDIEFDRSSIVSSTSRRHMFHWPAAPTTIEKQDQSKTGSSKCQVEHVQAFLKREKEIPPTLFPNRSPWCHSPNVPAHPYCPLIDPHDTGMAGRSLDTQPRSQSAGPSPAQRPRKNKTSELQK, from the exons AATAGAAGACACACATGACGGTCTCTCAACAACCCAGCGATCTTTAGTGCATTTCTTGTCAAGGTCTACAGATTCAGACACCCCGGCACTGTCATTGTCACAGTCATTATCCGATGAAACATCTGTCAGTTACTATCCGTCTAGCCCTCAGGTTAGTGGAGTAACTATATCAACAGCTGGATCAAAGTCTCCTAAATCTTCTTTAGTGAGCCATCCCCAGTCCAAAAACAATTTGG GAGTCAACAAACTCAAATTTCCAAGGAAAAAGTCTCTGCCAGTCCATGCTTCTGAGCCAGCTGTAGTCGGGCAAGGGGAGGATTATTTCCTGTCTTTGTTTGGTGATTCAAAGAAACTTACCTCTCACTCATTCCACACCAAGAAAACTTGGAAGCACTTTTCTATGATTCTTGAGGAAGTGGGCCAGTCTAGATCCAG tgCTCTTGGAGACATTAAAATAGCTGAAGTGAATGTCAAGGGTTTATTTGTGAAGCTCATTAACTCTTCCTTTGACAAAGAACTGCAGATTGGAAACCATACTCTCCAACAAAATGTAAACGGACAAGTAGTCTCCTTGTACCGATTCCTTCCAAATATCATAATGCAGGCAAATTCCACAGTAACA GTCTGGTCAGCAGCCTCTGAAGCAGAGCATCAGCCACCATcagattttctttggaaagaacAAAACAGGTTTAGGACAAGCCCAGATTGTACAACGATCCTGTGCAAACCTAACGGTGAA GCTGTTGCCTGGTACACTCCTATTCACTGGAAGCAAGCGTGGGAGAAATTAGAGACCGACATTGAATTTGACAGAAGCTCGATAGTGAGTTCAACATCTCGAAGGCACATGTTTCATTGGCCAGCAGCTCCAACAACTATCGAAAAACAAGATCAATCTAAGACAGGTTCCTCCAAATGTCAGGTGGAACATGTTCAAGCTTTTCTTAAGAG agaaaaagaaatcccacCAACCCTTTTTCCCAATCGCAGCCCTTGGTGCCACAGCCCTAATGTCCCTGCCCATCCCTACTGTCCTCTGATTGATCCTCACGACACCGGCATGGCTGGACGCAGCTTAGACACACAGCCCAGGTCTCAGTCAGCCGGGCCCAGTCCAGCCCAG AGACCAAGAAAAAATAAGACGTCTGAGTTACAAAAGTAA